From the Actinomycetota bacterium genome, the window GGGGGCGGTGGAGGGGCCGCAACGGGCCGGGGGCGGAACTGGTTCGTTGGGGTTGGGCAGTTCTGCGGATGCGTAGGCGGCGGGGAGTTTCTAGGCTGCCGGGGCCACGTGGGCGGTCTGAAGGGGGTCAGGTTGGCGACGCCTGGGCAGTCGAGGGTGCATGGGCATCGGATTGTCAGCCTGCGTGGGGTGCTCGAACAGCTGGACGGGGACGTGCGGGCGGGCCGGTCGAACGGGCTGCGGGGGATCCCGACGGGGTGCAGTCCGCTGGACTCGTACCTGCATGGCGGGATGCGGGTGGGTGAGCTGTTCCTGCTGGGTGGGGCGCAGGGGGTCGGCAAGAGCACCTGGGCGTTGCAGGTGGCGCGGCACGTGGCGGCGGCCGGGCACGGGCGGGCGCTGTACGTGTGCTACGAGCACTCGGAGGAGTTCCTGCTCGAACGGCTGATCGCCATGGAGAGCGCACTGGACGGGGACGAGACTCCGATCGCGGTCGGCGACCTGCGGAACCTCCTGGCGGCGAGGGCCGAGGCGGGGGGCGCGGACCAGGGCATCGGCGGGCTGCTGGGTGAGCTCGGGCAGGCCCAGCCGGTGCTGAAGCGGCTGGCCGCGTACGAGGAGCGGCTGTTCCTGGTCAAGGCGGGGGCGATGACCACGGTCGAGGCGATCGGGAGCCTGGCCCGGGCCTGTCCCGGGGAGGGCCCGCTGCTGGTGGTCGTCGACTACCTGCAGAAGGTGTCGGTGTACCCCGACCCGCCGAGCGAGGAGGAGCAGGTCCGGCGGACCGTCGAGGGGCTGAAGGAGCTGGCCATGAGCCAGTCGGTGGTGGTGCTGGCCGTGGTCGCCGCCGACGCCGAGGGCGTCAAGGCGCAGCGGATGCGGATCCACCATCTGCGGGGCGACACCTCGCTGGCGTACGAGGCGGACGTGGTGCTGATCCTCAACGACAAGCACCGGGCGGTCGCCCGCCACCATGTCGTGTACCAGCCGAACGTGGCCGAGGGCTTCCACAGCTGGGTGGTGTTCTCACTGGAGAAGAACCGTGGCGGGGTCGACGGGATCGACTTCGAGCTCCGGAAGCGCTTCGCCTACGCCTGCTTCGACCCGGCCGGCGGGTTCCTGAGCGAGCAGCTGGTGGACGGCCGGCTCTACCTGACCTGAGCGATGCAGGAGACGGCGACCCGGCACCCGCCCGTCGAGGCGGCCGCCGGCCACGGCAAGGGCTCGGGGCCCTGGCTGAGCATGCCGCGGCTGTGGCTGATCGTGGTGCTCGGCGCGATCGGGCTGATGGCGCTGGCCCGGGTGCCGAGCGCAATCGACCTCGCCTACCACGTGAAGGTGGGTGAGCTGATGGTCGCCGAGGGCGCACTGCCACGGACCGACGCGCTGGCCTGGACGACGGCGGGCCGGCCGTGGCTGGACCAGAACTGGGGCGCCCAGCTGGTCCTGTACGGCATCTGGCGGCTGGGCGGGTTCCCGCTTGTGGTCGTCGTCAACGCGCTGGTTGCGGTGGCCACCTGGGCACTGGTGGCGGCGGCGTGCCGCCGGCGGACGGCCAACCTGCGGCTGATCGCCGGGGCCGTCCTCGCCGGGTACGCGGCGGCGGCGGCGACCTTCTCGGCCCGGCCCCAGATGTTCTCCCTGCTGCTGTTCGCCGTCGAGCTGTACCTGCTGGAGGTGGCCAGGACCCGTCCCCGGGCCGCGCTGGCGATCCCGCTCCTCATGCCCTTGTGGGCGAACCTCCATGGCGCCTTCGTGGTGGGGGTCGGGCTGCTCGCGATCGAGGTGGCGGCGGCCGTGTGGCGGCGGGACCGGTCCGGCGCCGTCCGCTACCTGCTGGTCACGGCGGCCAGCGTCGCCGGGCTGCTGGTCAACCCCTGGGGGGTGGGGGTGCTCGGCTACGCGATCTCGCTCCCGACCAACCGGGTGGTCTCCAAGCTGATCACCGAGTGGGCGCCGACGAGCATC encodes:
- a CDS encoding DnaB-like helicase C-terminal domain-containing protein; protein product: MLEQLDGDVRAGRSNGLRGIPTGCSPLDSYLHGGMRVGELFLLGGAQGVGKSTWALQVARHVAAAGHGRALYVCYEHSEEFLLERLIAMESALDGDETPIAVGDLRNLLAARAEAGGADQGIGGLLGELGQAQPVLKRLAAYEERLFLVKAGAMTTVEAIGSLARACPGEGPLLVVVDYLQKVSVYPDPPSEEEQVRRTVEGLKELAMSQSVVVLAVVAADAEGVKAQRMRIHHLRGDTSLAYEADVVLILNDKHRAVARHHVVYQPNVAEGFHSWVVFSLEKNRGGVDGIDFELRKRFAYACFDPAGGFLSEQLVDGRLYLT